A portion of the Cryptomeria japonica chromosome 5, Sugi_1.0, whole genome shotgun sequence genome contains these proteins:
- the LOC131061186 gene encoding extensin-like: MASPANKTTPTTYQEIPRVGTSSSQPKITHAIPLAAIPPIHAIADKPFEAQNHPIAAQNAQASKSSIPPQKEVVKPKRKRTVEDFTVVPSNSEHSKELSPSPRARKPTPKRRKVSPKEPSYQSSMQAPPYTDNSQEEGSNPQEESSKPKRRWDPTKNATPSTAVASE, translated from the coding sequence ATGGCCTCTCCAGCTAATAAAACCACTCCCACTACTTACCAAGAGATTCCCAGAGTGGGAACAAGCTCTTCTCAACCTAAGATTACTCATGCAATCCCTTTAGCGGCTATCCCACCAATCCATGCCATTGCTGATAAACCTTTTGAAGCACAAAACCATCCAATTGCGGCTCAAAATGCTCAGGCTAGTAAGTCAAGCATACCACCACAAAAGGAAGTTGTCAAACCAAAGAGAAAGAGAACAGTTGAGGATTTCACTGTAGTCCCCTCTAACAGTGAACATTCTAAAGAGCTAAGCCCTTCCCCAAGAGCAAGAAAACCTACCCCTAAGAGAAGGAAGGTTTCTCCTAAGGAACCATCTTATCAATCATCCATGCAGGCTCCCCCATATACAGATAATTCACAAGAGGAAGGGTCTAACCCTCAAGAGGAATCCTCGAAGCCCAAAAGGAGATGGGATCCTACAAAAAATGCCACACCCTCAACTGCAGTTGCATCGGAATAG